In Uranotaenia lowii strain MFRU-FL chromosome 2, ASM2978415v1, whole genome shotgun sequence, one genomic interval encodes:
- the LOC129746123 gene encoding VWFA and cache domain-containing protein CG16868, which yields MAPNQRNQYYSYCYLVVMTAAALLGHRRVHASTGSTPPNHIFVHNVVPSISNLSGSTISSDNSSNKVPSSSLSTGGVSAAFPFAPMVPVIQTQLPTRDSYIQELSKLLEMKLKRIRNQELDVPSVQELYDTMEFSSVLRNDLDDLNKMAKKLLKKIEQAALVIEKLKTFVYDTTMQRSAKYNTLIYPCPYSDMMNPWDEEPQFDLQNFIQSTKATNASNPLKQLGSENGFLEFSPFPTNPDERPPKIRISDQSVDDNNQKLQKRFVELISYLQSNFYNPKQIFYLSAFDQVSAFKCNSYPKDGRLKSLYLSAVRRKHFMILLDIGNSVSFDQFEVSKAIIKFMIYLLNENDKIAIIAVSQKLTTTENLVECSKGPFVSATMDNKDRLVDFIDSLNKTTSAANRVPAFRYAFKVISEAYQGVDTELPIVFLYLGRAQLLPITAAAKTVIRAIYEGQSRLPYPVMINSCLVLLDEREIPYEKEFISDVTTQNYTKYNLSITFKQRPGKMVMISKHSFDAQRFVLALIEPFLNEQPFIEEGMRIHLPYFEAASHDSLVTLTAPVGTHGLMGIDLYLSDLSEDTSYYRPDDESYTFLIDIKGNTIMHPSFPRPLAVRENFYITNITRLEKKLTAADVNRMLLEEYGNLTIKGVGSEESTIYLWKRARYYIICLVRQINYQRNPNILLNGANSRSGQSQQLQYYHSRSNIDYNFISSDGISTRNLLTDLIYHRIDIYPAQLQRNPSSTMATYDSSSQETLRPCRLMKQLALNDDFTLYLSSSSFQSPYAHIRNNRDGASDEDNIRTIQNIMAYLKDTTSLFANPGLLPEVRGDVLALLKVLANYRHKHAESKLSKYIIRRYAATVNGVLEMFPGGLLDTDIEPTKRPWFVKAMEYPGKIVVTKPYLDAGGAGYIVTVSYTIFEGLADALHNTDNDRPIVVVALDLTQGFFYKLLKESSNICSADSMKCFLMDDRGYLIAHPKLIEPAIGNNRRILEHITHKESQVANDILNHKQLVTKKMCYNYVNRTVQRFYQFNMSLTEVVTNLMYGEKTKYQIMLVPGTNLFLGIVNTTNDGGAFCPCSTVGNSCLNCNRMEQTECECPCECPLDYQEESNNIDETCRRSNLNAENSTTMTSNGRRPMPSADVTPLCSPLPEELISINALNYESEEELKSCSNINCEDYSTQADCLGLVGCEWCQVDIDGENTLTTPFCTSQLTCFNGVFGSATPYGDVISNNIMESVLPPAYSAIGPVAGAILALCLVVGFAMYCYRQNSDQSGASDQLYDDLVVDHCNGVPLSRFDIEEPPDDCDLGRTNPKQNLLMNGQNNANYVIFPNVASPYQMSSNYRRPNPGSSDHGYSTMTHHEESEHLCLSNTEPVAPHPGGKRLSMSDSVSINTSVSSPYSNHQNFLNQPKGSPQPQNGQPEDQTKLVDPSQTILASPTSVSRTGVFGAGHHILVPVTVHRNMDVS from the exons ATGGCACCTAATCAACGCAACCAGTATTATAGTTATTGTTATCTAGTGGTGATGACGGCAGCAGCCCTTTTGGGCCATCGGCGAGTGCACGCCTCTACAGGCTCTACGCCACCAAATCATATCTTTGTACATAACGTAGTTCCTTCGATAAGTAATCTAAGTGGTAGTACGATAAGTTCCGATAATAGCAGCAATAAAGTGCCTTCCTCGTCGTTATCGACGGGCGGTGTTTCGGCGGCATTTCCTTTTGCGCCAATGGTACCGGTTATTCAAACTCAGCTGCCAACCAGAGATAGCTACATCCAGGAGCTTAGCAAGTTGCTAGAGATGAAATTGAAACGGATTCGAAATCAGGAGCTGGATGTTCCCTCGGTACAGGAACTCTACGAtacgatggaattttcttcCGTACTGCGAAATGATCTAGATGATCTGAATAAAATGGCTAAAAAGctgctgaaaaaaatcgaacaagcTGCATTGGTGATAGAGAAGCTGAAGACTTTTGTTTATGACACCACAATGCAAAGAAGTGCCAAATATAACACACTTATTTATCCATGTCCGTACAGCGATATGATGAACCCATGGGATGAGGAGCCCCAGTTTGACTTGCAAAACTTTATACAGAGTACGAAGGCGACGAATGCTTCGAACCCTCTTAAACAGCTTGGAAGCGAAAATGGATTTTTGGAGTTTTCCCCATTTCCAACCAATCCCGATGAGAGACCGCCAAAGATCCGAATAAGTGATCAAAGTGTGGATGACAACAATCAAAAGCTACAAAAGCGATTCGTTGAGCTTATTAGTTATTTGCAGAGTAACTTTTACAATCCGAAGCAGATATTTTATTTGTCTGCATTTGATCAAGTAAGTGCATTCAAATGCAATTCTTATCCTAAGGATGGAAGACTTAAGTCACTATATTTATCAGCGGTAAGAAGGAAACATTTCATGATTCTACTGGACATCGGTAACTCTGTAAGTTTTGATCAGTTTGAAGTTTCCAAAGCGATCATAAAATTCATGATCTATCTGCTTAATGAAAATGACAAGATCGCAATCATTGCTGTCAGTCAAAAGCTTACAACAACTGAAAATTTGGTGGAATGCAGTAAAGGTCCATTTGTGTCCGCTACTATGGACAATAAGGATCGATTGGTGGACTTTATAGATTCCCTGAATAAAACGACTTCTGCAGCTAATCGTGTTCCTGCTTTCCGGTATGCATTCAAGGTTATTAGTGAAGCCTACCAGGGCGTAGATACGGAACTTCCGATCGTATTTCTGTACCTTGGAAGGGCGCAACTTTTACCAATCACTGCAGCAGCTAAGACAGTTATTAGAGCAATTTACGAAGGTCAATCACGGTTGCCATACCCCGTCATGATAAACAGTTGTCTGGTTTTGCTGGATGAAAGAGAAATTCCATACGAAAAGGAATTCATATCAGATGTCACTACTCAGAACTACACCAAGTATAATTTGAGTATCACATTTAAACAACGTCCGGGAAAAATGGTCATGATTTCCAAGCACAGTTTCGATGCCCAACGATTTGTTCTAGCTTTGATTGAGCCGTTTTTAAATGAGCAACCATTCATTGAGGAAGGCATGCGTATCCATCTGCCCTACTTCGAGGCTGCTTCTCACGATTCTTTAGTGACGTTAACAGCTCCGGTGGGAACGCATGGATTGATGGGAATAGATCTGTACCTAAGCGATCTTTCGGAAGATACATCCTATTACAGACCAGACGACGAAAGTTATACTTTTCTCATCGACATAAAAGGTAACACAATAATGCACCCGTCTTTTCCAAGACCATTGGCCGTAAGAGAAAACTTTTACATCACGAACATTACTCGACTGGAGAAGAAATTAACGGCTGCCGATGTGAATAGAATGCTTTTAGAAGAATATGGGAATCTTACTATCAAAGGAGTAGGTTCAGAAGAAAGCACTATTTATCTTTGGAAACGAGCACGTTACTACATAATTTGTCTAGTACGCCAAATCAATTATCAACGAAACCCAAATATTCTACTTAACGGCGCCAACTCTCGATCCGGTCAATCACAGCAGTTACAGTATTATCATTCACGATCGAACATCGATTACAATTTTATCAGCAGTGATGGCATCAGCACTCGAAATCTCCTAACTGATCTTATTTACCACCGCATCGATATCTATCCAGCGCAGCTTCAACGGAATCCTTCCAGCACGATGGCCACGTATGATTCTTCTTCACAAGAAACTCTTCGACCCTGTCGCTTGATGAAACAGTTGGCTCTCAACGACGATTTTACTCTTTACCTTAGCTCGTCATCCTTCCAATCGCCCTATGCCCACATTCGAAATAATCGGGATGGTGCAAGTGATGAAGACAACATACGAACTATTCAAAACATAATGGCCTATTTGAAGGACACCACATCTCTATTTGCCAATCCTGGTTTGCTCCCCGAAGTGCGTGGAGATGTATTAGCCCTACTCAAAGTATTAGCAAACTATCGACACAAACATGCCGAGAGTAAACTTAGTAAATACATCATTCGACGATATGCTGCTACCGTCAATGGAGTTCTCGAAATGTTCCCTGGAGGACTCCTGGATACGGATATCGAACCCACAAAGCGACCCTGGTTTGTTAAAGCCATGGAATACCCTGGCAAAATAGTAGTCACAAAGCCCTACTTAGATGCCGGAGGAGCCGGATACATAGTGACAGTTTCGTACACCATTTTCGAAGGCCTGGCCGATGCCCTGCACAACACCGACAACGACAGACCGATTGTGGTCGTAGCTCTGGATTTGACCCAGGGATTCTTCTATAAACTGCTGAAGGAGTCCTCGAACATTTGCTCCGCGGACAGCATGAAGTGTTTCCTGATGGATGATCGCGGCTACCTGATTGCTCATCCGAAACTGATCGAACCGGCCATCGGTAACAATCGTCGGATTTTGGAACACATTACACATAAGGAATCTCAGGTTGCCAACGATATCCTGAACCACAAACAGCTGGTGACGAAAAAGATGTGTTACAACTATGTCAACAGAACCGTTCAGCGATTTTATCAGTTCAATATGTCCCTGACGGAAGTTGTGACCAACTTGATGTATGGAGAGAAGACCAAGTACCAGATTATGCTCGTTCCGGGAACGAATCTGTTCCTGGGTATCGTGAACACCACGAATGATGGGGGTGCTTTTTGTCCGTGTAGTACG GTCGGAAATTCGTGCCTCAACTGCAACCGTATGGAGCAAACCGAATGCGAATGTCCTTGCGAGTGTCCCCTGGATTATCAGGAGGAATCAAACAATATCGATGAAACCTGTCGCCGGAGCAATTTGAATGCCGAAAACTCGACAACAATGACGTCAAACGGACGCCGACCGATGCCATCTGCCGATGTCACTCCGCTATGCTCGCCGCTGCCGGAAGAACTGATTTCCATAAACGCGTTGAACTACGAAAGCGAAGAGGAGCTGAAAAGCTGCAGCAACATAAACTGCGAAGACTATTCGACGCAGGCCGATTGTCTAG GACTCGTGGGCTGCGAATGGTGCCAAGTGGACATAGACGGAGAGAATACGCTCACCACACCGTTTTGTACGTCTCAACTAACCTGCTTCAATGGGGTTTTTGGATCCGCCACGCCCTACGGCGACGTGATCAGTAATAACATTATGGAATCCGTACTGCCTCCGGCTTATAGTGCCATTGGACCTGTAGCAGGTGCTATATTAGCCCTATGTCTAGTGGTCGGCTTTGCCATGTACTGTTATCGACAGAATAGTGATCAAAGTGGAGCCTCGGATCAACTCTACGACGACTTAGTGGTAGATCACTGTAACGGTGTTCCGCTGTCGAGGTTCGATATTGAAGAACCTCCAGATGACTGTGATCTAGGTCGCACAAACCCCAAACAGAACTTGCTCATGAATGGGCAGAATAATGCCAACTATGTTATTTTCCCTAACGTCGCATCACCTTATCAAATGTCTTCCAATTATCGTCGGCCAAATCCAGGTTCCTCGGATCATGGTTACTCCACCATGACTCATCACGAAGAGTCAGAACATCTTTGTCTATCAAATACGGAACCAGTGGCGCCTCATCCTGGCGGCAAGCGGCTCTCTATGTCCGATTCGGTATCGATTAACACCTCAGTGTCCAGTCCGTACAGCAATCACCAGAACTTCCTGAACCAACCCAAGGGCTCTCCCCAGCCACAGAACGGCCAACCGGAAGATCAAACGAAGCTGGTCGATCCATCACAAACTATTCTGGCCTCGCCTACATCGGTGTCCAGGACTGGAGTTTTCGGGGCAGGACACCACATCCTGGTGCCGGTAACAGTTCACCGCAATATGGATGTTTCCTAA
- the LOC129742131 gene encoding uncharacterized protein LOC129742131, with amino-acid sequence MAKNVQLKLLQKRERQIVLLMDSVDRFVQNYEPDRDECQIASRLEALEPVFGEFHEVRSKIEMIVFESEEKKDKELYGEAKEEAGFQREEENDKILLSFEDRFFQLKGALSKLQSIRHQPASLSESSHNHERVSMGSRVKLPEIRLPSFGGKLRDWVSFRDSFQSLIHNNEQLAPMEKFTYLRSALSGDALKEVLSIELSDANYIVAWEILKERYENKKLIVKAYLDGLFSLESIRKEGYESINYLITEFEKNLMMLQKVGEDTDGWSTILAHMLYTRLDSVTLRNWETHHNSTEVPKYEDMRKFLRNYCSVLQSVAPAKEPRYNVTDHHQSRTQSASYTTVKSSNQCPFCNETWHSPFQCQRFLRLKISERVEAANRSRVCRNCLQPGHFATNCTRSSCRLCQQRHHTMLHATRSSVPNPSNPRLSQLSNAQPTLESTHIYSQQAYQQQRQQTMPIVTETHTQPLNATHNLPNTTTQVNSPMPSTSQSYVALSVKPASNTLLPTALIKIKDRYGNALTARALLDSCSQHCLMTEEFSRKLKLEETPTFLSVQGIGSSESVSTKTIRSEVCSRSPKISGFRETMQFFVLPKLTLQLPSSSFHPPPMSIPDSSLLADPYFHESKRIDVVIGAEYYLELLKNERRKVTKNGHMLHNSVFGWIVSGRVVESPRPAQDFLMNPQSEMKWNVSSLPNPRINQFASDMISQRE; translated from the coding sequence ATGGCGAAAAACGTTCAGTTGAAGTTGCTACAAAAGAGAGAGAGGCAAATAGTGCTTCTCATGGACAGTGTTGACCGATTCGTGCAGAATTATGAACCAGATCGTGATGAGTGTCAGATTGCTTCAAGGCTTGAAGCCTTGGAGCCTGTGTTTGGTGAATTTCACGAAGTGAGAAGCAAAATTGAGATGATTGTGTTTGAAAGTGAAGAAAAGAAAGACAAGGAGCTCTACGGCGAGGCAAAAGAAGAAGCTGGATTCCAGCGGGAAGAAGAAAACGACAAGATACTGCTTAGCTTTGAGGATCGTTTCTTCCAGCTAAAGGGTGCGCTTTCGAAGTTGCAGAGCATCCGACATCAACCTGCAAGCTTGAGCGAGTCTTCTCACAATCATGAGCGTGTGTCCATGGGATCGAGAGTGAAGCTGCCAGAGATTCGATTGCCCAGCTTTGGTGGAAAGCTTCGCGATTGGGTTTCGTTCCGCGATAGCTTCCAGAGCCTAATCCACAACAACGAGCAACTCGCACCCATGGAGAAGTTTACCTATCTGAGGTCAGCTCTCTCCGGCGATGCACTGAAGGAGGTACTCTCTATCGAGCTGTCAGATGCTAATTACATCGTAGCGTGGGAAATTCTTAAGGAGCGGTATGAGAACAAAAAACTCATAGTGAAGGCATACTTAGACGGATTGTTTTCGTTGGAATCGATCAGGAAAGAAGGTTATGAGAGCATCAACTACCTCATAACTGAGTTTGAGAAAAACCTAATGATGCTGCAAAAGGTTGGTGAGGACACCGATGGTTGGAGCACCATACTAGCGCATATGCTCTACACCAGGCTAGACTCTGTCACTCTGAGAAATTGGGAAACTCATCACAACAGCACAGAAGTGCCAAAATACGAGGACATGAGGAAGTTCCTACGCAACTACTGTTCCGTTCTGCAGTCAGTCGCTCCAGCCAAAGAACCCCGCTACAACGTCACCGATCATCATCAGTCGAGAACCCAATCAGCAAGCTACACAACAGTTAAGTCCTCAAACCAGTGTCCATTCTGCAATGAAACATGGCACTCACCATTTCAATGCCAGAGATTCCTTCGATTGAAGATATCAGAACGTGTTGAAGCCGCCAATCGAAGTCGAGTCTGCAGAAATTGCCTACAGCCTGGTCATTTTGCGACAAACTGCACACGTAGCAGTTGTCGGTTATGTCAACAAAGGCATCACACTATGTTGCACGCTACGCGATCCTCCGTTCCAAATCCGTCGAATCCGAGACTCAGTCAACTGTCAAACGCACAACCAACTCTAGAAAGCACCCATATTTATTCACAGCAAGCTTATCAACAGCAAAGACAACAAACCATGCCAATAGTTACGGAAACACACACTCAACCACTAAATGCAACACACAATTTACCAAACACAACCACACAAGTCAATTCACCTATGCCAAGCACAAGCCAAAGCTACGTAGCACTATCTGTCAAGCCTGCATCGAATACCCTGCTTCCTACCGCTCTTATCAAGATCAAAGACCGCTACGGTAACGCTCTGACGGCTAGAGCCCTGCTAGACTCTTGTTCGCAACATTGTTTGATGACTGAAGAGTTTTCGAGAAAGCTGAAGCTCGAAGAAACACCCACGTTTTTGTCAGTTCAGGGTATTGGGTCGTCTGAGTCAGTGTCAACGAAAACCATACGTTCTGAAGTCTGCTCACGTTCACCAAAAATATCTGGTTTCCGCGAAACTATGCAATTCTTTGTGTTGCCCAAACTCACGCTGCAGCTACCTTCGTCATCGTTTCATCCTCCGCCCATGTCGATTCCCGATTCCTCTTTGCTAGCTGATCCTTACTTCCACGAATCAAAGCGGATCGATGTCGTCATTGGTGCCGAGTATTACTTGGAGTTGTTGAAGAATGAACGAAGAAAAGTCACGAAGAATGGTCACATGCTTCACAACTCTGTTTTTGGTTGGATTGTGTCAGGTCGAGTGGTCGAATCTCCGCGCCCCGCCCAAGATTTCCTCATGAACCCACAGTCAGAAATGAAGTGGAACGTTTCGTCGTTGCCCAACCCAAGAATAAATCAGTTTGCGTCAGATATGATAAGTCAGAGAGAATGA